One Brassica napus cultivar Da-Ae chromosome C4, Da-Ae, whole genome shotgun sequence genomic region harbors:
- the LOC106432794 gene encoding receptor like protein 24-like, which produces MSESCVRLHFLSLILLCCVSHSTSFFTFKVDSSSYVACGPHQTQALTEFMNEFDSSHCNLSDPFNGVWCDNSTGAVTKLRLSDCLSGTLKPNSSLFRLHHLRYLFLSGNNFTSSTLPFEFGNLNRLEILNLCYNGFVGQVPSSFNNLSLLSYLELSQNELTGSFPLIRNLTKLSVLSLLNNHFSGTLNPNSSSLFELHHLSYLDLGSNNFSSSLPSEFGNLNRLEFLDLSTNDFFGKVPPTISNLTSLTELYLQNNQLTGSFPLVQNLTMLVVLNLVGNHFSGTIPSSLTTMPFLSHLDLRVNDLTGSIEFPNSSTPSRLEYLYLGNNHFEGKIIEPISKLINLTHLDLSFLNTSYPVDFRLFSSLKSLLHLDLSGNSISPASLGSKSDIPIDLEILLLRGCGIKEFPNILKNLEKLENIDISGNMIKGKVPEWLWKLPRLNIVFLSNNSFNGFEGPVDVLVNSSVKTLFMEQNYFEGAIPLLPLYITDFSALDNRFTGSIPLSVCNYRSLMLLRIPYNKLTGPIPQCLSNLTFVNLRKNNLEGSIPDAFYKSSSLRSLDVGYNRLTGKLPRSLQNCSSLDFLVVDHNRIKDKFPFWLKSLPNLKVLVLSSNRFYGSISPPPGQGLLGFPELHIFEISDNKFTGSLPPTYFVNWKATYEDGSLYMVHIKDTSGRLYYTYTEAIDLQYKGLSMEQGKVLNSYATIDFSGNGIEGQIPESIGLLKALIALNFSNNAFTGHIPLSLANLSNLESLDLSSNHLSGTIPNGLGSLSFLSYINVSHNQLKGEIPQGTQIIGQHKSSFEGNAGLCGLPLQETCFVTNAPPTQPPKQEDQDQVQVLNWKAVVIAYGPGLLLGLVIAHVIASYKPEWLFKIIGPNKRRNH; this is translated from the coding sequence ATGTCTGAATCCTGCGTGCGTTTGCATTTTCTCTCGCTAATCTTGCTCTGTTGTGTCTCCCATTCAACGAGCTTCTTCACTTTCAAAGTCGATTCTAGTAGTTATGTTGCTTGTGGTCCCCATCAGACTCAAGCTCTCACTGAGTTCATGAACGAGTTTGATAGCAGCCACTGCAACCTCAGTGATCCCTTTAACGGAGTCTGGTGCGATAACTCGACCGGTGCAGTCACAAAGCTACGACTCAGCGACTGTCTCAGTGGAACTCTAAAGCCCAACAGTAGCCTATTCAGGTTACATCATCTTCGTTACCTTTTTCTAAGTGGAAACAACTTCACCTCATCTACCCTTCCATTTGAATTTGGCAATCTCAACAGGTTAGAGATTTTAAATCTTTGCTATAACGGCTTCGTCGGCCAAGTTCCTTCCTCATTTAATAACCTAAGCCTTCTTTCATATTTAGAACTTTCCCAAAATGAGCTCACCGGTAGTTTCCCACTCATACGGAATCTAACAAAGCTCTCGGTTTTAAGCCTTCTTAATAATCATTTCTCCGGAACTCTGAATCCCAACAGTAGTAGCCTGTTTGAGTTGCACCACCTCAGTTACCTTGATCTAGGTTCCAACAACTTCAGCTCATCACTCCCTTCTGAATTTGGAAATCTCAACAGACTAGAATTCTTGGATCTTTCGACCAATGACTTTTTCGGGAAAGTTCCTCCCACAATTAGTAACCTAACCTCGTTAACCGAATTATACCTTCAAAACAACCAGCTCACTGGTAGTTTCCCACTGGTACAAAATCTTACCATGCTTGTTGTTCTAAATCTTGTTGGTAACCACTTCTCTGGAACCATTCCTTCTTCTCTCACCACTATGCCTTTCTTATCACATCTCGATCTGAGAGTAAATGATCTCACCGGATCTATTGAGTTTCCTAACTCCTCTACCCCATCTAGGCTCGAGTACTTGTACCTTGGGAATAACCATTTTGAAGGAAAAATCATAGAGCCTATCTCAAAACTCATCAACCTCACACATTTAGACCTATCTTTCCTTAACACAAGCTATCCAGTTGACTTCAGACTCTTCTCCTCACTAAAATCTTTGCTGCACCTTGATCTTTCCGGTAATAGTATATCTCCAGCCAGTTTAGGTTCAAAGTCAGACATCCCAATAGACTTGGAGATTTTGTTGTTACGAGGTTGCGGCATCAAAGAGTTCCCAAACATCTTAAAGAACCTTGAGAAGTTGGAGAATATAGACATTTCAGGAAATATGATCAAAGGGAAAGTCCCTGAGTGGTTATGGAAGCTTCCTCGTCTAAACATAGTGTTTCTTTCAAATAATTCGTTTAATGGTTTCGAAGGTCCAGTGGATGTTTTGGTAAATTCATCGGTGAAGACTTTATTTATGGAGCAGAACTATTTTGAAGGAGCAATTCCTCTCCTACCACTCTATATAACCGACTTCTCTGCGTTGGACAATAGATTCACAGGGAGCATACCTCTTTCAGTTTGCAATTATAGGTCTCTGATGCTTTTGAGGATACCTTACAACAAACTCACGGGTCCAATCCCTCAATGCTTGAGTAACTTGACGTTTGTGAATCTACGGAAGAACAACTTGGAAGGAAGTATTCCTGACGCCTTTTATAAGAGTTCTTCTCTACGATCACTCGATGTTGGATACAATCGATTAACCGGGAAACTTCCAAGATCTCTTCAGAATTGCTCATCTCTAGATTTTCTAGTTGTTGACCACAACCGAATCAAAGACAAGTTTCCTTTCTGGCTCAAGTCTTTACCAAATTTGAAAGTCCTTGTCCTCAGTTCAAACAGATTCTATGGCTCTATATCTCCTCCTCCTGGTCAAGGTCTTCTCGGGTTTCCAGAGCTGCACATATTTGAGATATCTGATAATAAGTTTACTGGAAGCTTGCCACCAACATACTTTGTCAATTGGAAAGCAACCTATGAAGATGGTAGTCTATATATGGTACACATAAAAGATACTTCCGGGAGACTGTACTATACCTATACAGAAGCTATAGATTTGCAATACAAAGGTCTATCAATGGAGCAAGGGAAGGTCCTTAATTCCTACGCCACCATCGATTTTTCTGGGAATGGAATTGAAGGACAGATTCCTGAATCCATTGGTCTCTTGAAAGCGCTGATTGCACTCAACTTTTCCAACAACGCCTTCACAGGCCATATTCCTTTGTCGTTGGCCAATCTGAGCAATCTCGAATCGCTAGACCTATCAAGCAACCACCTCTCAGGTACTATTCCTAATGGACTTGGAAGCCTCTCGTTTTTATCGTACATAAATGTGTCTCACAACCAACTCAAGGGTGAAATACCACAAGGAACACAGATTATTGGACAACATAAATCTTCATTTGAAGGGAATGCAGGCCTTTGTGGTCTTCCTCTCCAGGAAACTTGCTTTGTGACTAATGCTCCACCCACACAACCACCTAAGCAAGAAGACCAAGACCAAGTACAAGTGTTGAACTGGAAAGCTGTAGTTATTGCCTATGGACCTGGACTGTTACTTGGATTGGTAATAGCACATGTCATCGCTTCATACAAACCTGAGTGGCTGTTCAAGATAATTGGCCCGAATAAGCGCAGAAACCATTAG
- the LOC111205116 gene encoding urease accessory protein G-like: MASHDHDHHHHDHEQGHKKQAGGGAESWVGPDGRVYHSHDGLAPHSHEPIYSPGYFSRRAPPLNDRNFSERAFTVGIGGPVGTGKTALMLALCRVLRDKYSLAAVTNDIFTKEDGEFLVKHGALPEERIRAVETGGCPHAAIREDISINLGPLEELSNLFKTDLLLCESGGDNLAANFSRELADYIIYIIDVSAGDKIPRKGGPGITQADLLVINKTDLAAAVGADLSVMERDALRMRDGGPFVFAQVKHGLGVIEIVNHVMNSWEQATGNKRH; this comes from the exons ATGGCTTCACATGACCATGATCATCACCATCACGACCACGAGCAAGGCCACAA GAAACAGGCCGGTGGAGGTGCGGAGTCTTGGGTAGGACCGGACGGGAGGGTGTACCATAGCCACGATGGACTCGCACCGCACTCACACGAACCCATCTACTCTCCTGGATACTTCAGCCGCCGAGCTCCTCCTCTTAACGACCGTAACTTCTCCGAGAGAGCTTTCACCGTCGGTATTGGCGGTCCTGTTGGCACAGG GAAAACAGCATTGATGCTTGCTCTTTGTAGAGTCTTGAGGGACAAGTACAGTCTTGCTGCT GTGACCAATGATATATTCACCAAAGAGGACGGTGAGTTTCTGGTGAAGCATGGAGCTCTTCCTGAGGAAAGGATCAGAGCCGTTGAAACCGGTGGATGTCCACACGCTGCCATCCGTGAAGACATCAGTATCAACCTAGGTCCTCTTGAGGAGTTATCAAACTTGTTCAAAACTGATTTGCTTCTTTGCGAATCTGGTGGAG ATAACTTAGCTGCTAACTTCAGCAGAGAGCTAGCTGACTATATCATCTATATCATCGATGTGTCTGCTGGTGATAAAATACCACGTAAAGGCGGTCCTGGCATCACTCAAGCTGATCTTCTG GTGATAAACAAGACAGATCTCGCAGCAGCTGTTGGAGCTGACTTGTCTGTCATGGAAAGGGATGCACTACGCATGCGTGATGGAGGTCCATTCGTCTTTGCTCAG GTGAAGCATGGGCTTGGGGTTATAGAAATAGTCAACCACGTCATGAACTCATGGGAGCAAGCAACCGGGAACAAGCGCCATTAA
- the LOC106432800 gene encoding 60S ribosomal protein L18a-2 encodes MGAFRFHQYQVVGRALPTEKDVQPKIYRMKLWATNEVRAKSKFWYFLRKLKKVKKSNGQMLAINEIFEKNPTTIKNFGIWLRYQSRTGYHNMYKEYRDTTLNGAVEQMYTEMASRHRVRFPCIQIIKTATVPAKLCKRESTKQFHNSKIKFPLVFRKVRPPTRKLKTTYKASKPNLFM; translated from the exons ATGGGCGCTTTCAGG TTTCACCAGTACCAGGTTGTCGGAAGAGCTCTCCCGACAGAGAAAGATGTGCAGCCTAAGATCTACAGGATGAAGCTCTGGGCCACGAACGAGGTTCGTGCCAAGTCCAAGTTCTG GTACTTCTTGAGGAAGCTGAAGAAGGTTAAGAAGAGTAACGGTCAGATGCTCGCCATCAACGAG ATCTTTGAGAAGAACCCAACAACCATCAAGAACTTTGGAATCTGGTTGAGGTACCAGAGCAGGACTGGATACCACAACATGTACAAGGAGTACCGCGACACCACCTTGAACGGAGCCGTGGAGCAGATGTACACCGAGATGGCGTCGCGACACCGCGTCAGGTTCCCTTGCATCCAGATCATCAAGACCGCCACTGTCCCTGCCAAGCTTTGCAAGAGGGAGAGCACCAAGCAGTTCCACAACAGCAAAATCAAGTTCCCATTGGTGTTCCGCAAGGTCAGACCACCAACCAGGAAGCTCAAGACCACCTACAAGGCCTCCAAACCCAACTTGTTCATGTGA
- the LOC106432759 gene encoding cytochrome P450 710A1-like — translation MMVSPVSILASLSPYILISALLLYLLLEQLTYLRKKGNLPGPLFVPPIIGNAVLVVRDPTSFWYKQSALAGNSPGLSANYLVGRFIVYIRDTELSHQIFTNVRPDAFHFVGHPFGKKLFGDHNFIYMFGDDHKSVRRQIAPNFTPKALSIYSELMQVIILRHLRLWEESCNGPVSLRNLVRDLNLETSQTVFVGPYLDEEDKNRFRTDYNIFNLGTMTLPFDLPGSAFHKARMAVKRLANILAVCAGKSKARMAAGEEPKCLIDFWMQPIIAEAASGNPPPPHSGDEEIGGFLFDFLFAAQDASTSSLLWAVTQLESKPDVLRRVREEVGSIWSPESNVLITVDQLAEMKYTLNVAREVVRYRPPATMVPHVAAVDFPLTKTYTIPKGTIVFPSVFDSSFQGFTEPDRFDPDRFSETRKEDQVFKRNFLAFGWGSHQCVGQRYALNHLVLFIAMFSTLLDFKRVRSDGCDEIVYCPTISPKDGCTVLLSRRVAAYPDLTLN, via the coding sequence atGATGGTTAGCCCTGTTTCCATATTAGCCTCTCTCTCACCATACATACTCATCTCAGCATTACTTCTCTACCTTCTCCTCGAGCAACTCACTTACCTTCGCAAAAAAGGTAACCTCCCTGGCCCTCTCTTCGTCCCTCCCATCATCGGAAACGCCGTCTTAGTCGTCCGTGACCCCACTTCCTTCTGGTACAAGCAATCCGCTTTGGCCGGAAACTCCCCCGGCCTCTCCGCCAACTACCTCGTAGGGAGATTCATCGTCTACATCAGAGACACGGAGCTTTCTCATCAAATATTCACCAACGTTCGTCCTGATGCATTCCACTTCGTCGGACATCCCTTCGGCAAGAAGCTCTTCGGTGACCACAACTTCATCTACATGTTCGGCGACGATCACAAGTCAGTTCGCCGTCAGATTGCTCCAAACTTCACCCCCAAGGCACTCTCCATATACTCTGAGCTCATGCAAGTAATCATCCTCCGTCATCTACGGCTGTGGGAGGAAAGTTGTAACGGTCCGGTGTCGCTGCGAAACCTTGTCCGTGACCTCAACCTAGAAACATCCCAGACAGTTTTTGTCGGACCTTACCTTGACGAGGAAGATAAAAACAGGTTCCGTACGGACTACAACATCTTCAACCTCGGAACCATGACGCTCCCTTTTGACCTCCCAGGGTCTGCCTTCCACAAGGCTCGCATGGCGGTGAAGAGGCTAGCCAACATACTCGCGGTATGCGCGGGAAAGTCTAAAGCGAGAATGGCGGCCGGAGAAGAGCCGAAGTGTCTAATAGACTTCTGGATGCAGCCTATAATCGCGGAGGCTGCATCCGGAAATCCACCGCCGCCGCACTCCGGCGACGAAGAGATCGGCGGCTTCCTCTTCGACTTCCTTTTTGCCGCGCAAGACGCGTCCACGTCATCGCTTCTCTGGGCGGTTACACAGCTTGAGTCGAAGCCGGATGTACTGAGGAGAGTCAGGGAGGAAGTAGGAAGCATATGGTCGCCTGAGTCCAACGTGTTGATCACCGTGGATCAGCTCGCGGAGATGAAGTACACGCTCAACGTGGCGCGTGAGGTCGTGAGATACCGACCCCCGGCGACTATGGTCCCACACGTGGCAGCTGTAGACTTCCCTCTCACGAAAACTTACACTATACCAAAAGGAACCATCGTCTTTCCCTCGGTCTTCGACTCCTCGTTCCAAGGCTTCACCGAACCGGACCGGTTTGATCCAGACCGGTTTAGCGAGACCAGGAAAGAAGACCAGGTGTTCAAGCGCAACTTTCTCGCTTTTGGATGGGGCTCGCACCAGTGCGTAGGTCAGCGTTACGCACTGAACCACCTCGTGCTCTTCATTGCTATGTTCTCGACGCTTTTGGATTTCAAGAGGGTTCGATCGGACGGCTGCGATGAGATCGTGTACTGCCCCACGATATCTCCCAAGGATGGATGTACGGTGTTATTGTCTAGGCGCGTCGCAGCGTATCCGGACCTTACGTTGAATTAA
- the LOC125585615 gene encoding cytochrome P450 710A1-like yields the protein MIISVSILVSLAPYIVSALLLFLFLEQLSYHVKKRNIPGPFFVPPIIGNAVSLVTDPTTFWDKQSATAGTSPGLSANYLIGKFIVYIRDTELSHQIFSNVRPDAFHLVGHPFGKKLFGDHNLIYMFGEDHKSVRRQLAPNFTPKALSTYTTLQQLVILRHLRRWEETFSGESGPVSLRNLVRELNLETSQTVFVGPYLDKEARNMFRTDYNIFNLGSMALPIDLPGFAFGEARRAVTRLADTLAVCAGKSKARMAAGEEPTCLIDFWMQAIVEESPAPPHSGDEEIGGFLFDFLFAAQDASTSSLLWAVGLLDSHPEVLRRVREEVARIWQHDSNALITVDHLAEMKYTRCVAREVVRFRPPATITMVPHVAAKDFPLTTSYTIPKGTIVFPSVFDSSFQGFTEPDRFDPDRFSEARKEDQAFKRNFLAFGWGPHQCVGQRYALNHLVLFIAMFSTLLDFKRVRSDGCDEIVYCPTISPKDGCTVVLSRRVAAFPDLPLN from the coding sequence ATGATTATATCTGTTTCCATATTAGTCTCTCTCGCACCATACATAGTCTCAGCATTGCTTCTCTTCCTTTTCCTAGAGCAACTCTCTTACCATGTCAAGAAACGTAACATCCCTGGCCCTTTCTTTGTCCCTCCCATCATCGGAAACGCCGTCTCTCTCGTCACTGACCCCACTACCTTCTGGGACAAGCAATCCGCAACGGCCGGAACCTCCCCCGGCCTCTCCGCCAACTACCTCATCGGAAAATTCATCGTATACATCAGAGACACAGAGCTCTCCCACCAAATCTTCTCCAACGTCCGTCCCGATGCTTTCCACCTCGTGGGACATCCCTTCGGCAAGAAGCTATTCGGTGATCACAACCTCATCTACATGTTCGGTGAGGATCATAAATCAGTTCGTCGCCAGCTTGCTCCCAACTTCACCCCAAAAGCACTCTCAACCTACACTACCCTCCAGCAGTTAGTTATCCTCCGTCATCTACGCCGGTGGGAGGAAACATTCTCCGGCGAGTCAGGACCCGTGTCGCTGCGAAACCTAGTCCGTGAACTTAACCTAGAAACCTCTCAGACAGTTTTCGTCGGACCGTACCTTGACAAAGAAGCAAGAAACATGTTCCGTACGGATTACAATATCTTCAACCTCGGATCCATGGCCTTACCGATAGACCTTCCAGGGTTCGCCTTCGGCGAAGCTCGCCGCGCGGTGACTAGGCTGGCGGATACACTCGCCGTCTGCGCGGGAAAGTCGAAAGCGAGGATGGCGGCGGGGGAAGAGCCGACGTGCTTGATTGACTTCTGGATGCAAGCCATCGTCGAGGAGAGTCCCGCGCCGCCGCACTCCGGCGACGAAGAGATCGGCGGCTTCCTCTTCGACTTCCTCTTCGCCGCGCAAGACGCGTCCACGTCATCGCTTCTCTGGGCGGTTGGACTTCTTGATTCTCATCCGGAGGTCCTGAGAAGAGTGAGAGAGGAAGTCGCGAGGATATGGCAGCATGACTCCAACGCGTTGATAACAGTCGATCATCTCGCGGAGATGAAGTACACGCGCTGCGTGGCGCGTGAGGTAGTGAGATTCCGACCGCCAGCGACAATCACAATGGTCCCACACGTCGCTGCTAAAGACTTTCCTCTCACTACCTCGTACACTATCCCAAAAGGTACAATTGTCTTTCCCTCGGTTTTCGACTCCTCGTTCCAAGGGTTTACTGAACCGGACCGGTTCGATCCGGATCGGTTTAGCGAGGCTAGGAAAGAGGATCAGGCGTTTAAACGCAATTTCCTAGCGTTTGGATGGGGTCCGCACCAGTGTGTGGGTCAGCGTTACGCCTTGAACCATCTCGTGCTGTTCATCGCAATGTTCTCGACGCTGTTGGATTTCAAGAGGGTTCGATCAGACGGCTGCGATGAGATTGTATACTGTCCCACGATATCGCCTAAGGATGGTTGCACGGTGGTTTTATCGAGGCGTGTTGCAGCGTTTCCCGACTTGCCGTTAAATTGA